The genomic interval TGATGCTGCTGACCTGGAACAACCTCGCCTACTATCAGGCGCTGATGGCCGGCATGCGCGCGGCGATTGCGGCCGGGCGGCTCGCGGATTTCGTGGCCGAGACCAAGGACGGCTGGGCGCGGGCAGAGGCCGCCGCGAAGGCGTGACGGCCCGCCGGCCTGAGCCGGCTTCAGCGCAGATCGGCGCGCTTCTGGGCCTTGTTGTAGCTGGTGATGGCCGCCTGGCAGCCCGGCGAGAGCTTGGCCTTGTTCTGCTTGAAGCAGGCACGCACCTCGGTGCTGTCCGGCGCGAACTCGCCGCAATAGCTCAGGTAATCCCCGGTGCAGTGCTGCCGCAGGGCGTCGCGGTCCCCCGCCGGTGCCGCCGCCGGGCCGGCCAGAGCCGCGCTCGTGGTGATCATCAGGGCGATGGCTGTGCGTACGATCATGGGACTCTCTGCAACTCCGATTTCACGGCCCCGTCCGCCCCCGCTTTCGGAGCAGGCGCGGCGGGTGAGACCCGACATGGCCGGGCCGCGGGGTGTAGAGACTGCCGATCGGGCGAGAGTGCGGCCGGCTCGTGGCAGGCCAAGCCACACGGACCAAGCCACTCATGCGCCACGGAGAACCCCACGTTCCGGGGCGCGGTTCATCGAATTTTCGGCCTAAGGCGCGTGCGCCAGAACCCGGTAGGTGCCCTCAGAATCGTCGCGCCCGCTCGCCTGCGCCGCCTTTAGACCGGCCACGATCCGGCCGGCGATCGGCAGCCGGTAATGCAGCGGATCCCAGTAATTCGTGTCCTGCGTCGTGATCGGCGACGGGATGCGGAAATCGACCACCGTCGCCCCATGGGCCGCAGAGATCCGCGTCACCTGCGCCTTGCAGGCGGCCTCCCGCGCCGCGGCGGGTGAGCCGGGCGCGCCCTGCTGCGAGATGTGGACGGGCGGGAAGACCAGAAGCGTCCGGGTTTCGGGCGGGGCCTGCGCCAGGAGCGCGTCGAGCCAGCCGAGCGCCGGCATCGCCGCCTCGGCGGGCGTCGGCCGGTAGCCCGGCGCGGCCTCGGCGGCGGCCTGGATCGCCCCTGCGCTGCGGATATGCGCCTGCGCGCGGGCCGCGTCGTAAAGCGCCTCGGGCGGGGTGAAGACCGCGTAGCCGTTCTCGGCCAACCGCGCGCGCACGAGCCCGAGCCGGTACAGCGCGGCCTCGAATGCGGTGCCGAGGCTCTGCCAATTCACCTGCCGCAGCGCATCCCACAGGGTGATGCGTCCGTAGAGCCAGGCGGGAAAGGCGCGGAAGGTCAGGCGGCGCTCGGCCGCATCCGGCTCGCACCATGTCGGGTCGATGCCGAACAGCAGCGTTTTCGGCCGCTCGTGGCGCAGGTAGAGCCGGGCCAATTCGCTCTGCTCGTAGGGGGTCGCCGCATTCATCGACAGATTGGCGAAGCGGCCCCCGAAGGCGCGGCCGAGATCCGCCGGATCGAGCAGGCGCAGGGTCGAGGTGCCGAACACCGCGGCATCGTAGGCGCCGCTGCGCGCGATCTGCGGGTACATGAAGCGCTGGTTGCCATCCATCAGCGGCCCCTGCGCCCGCCCCGGCCCGGCCCGCAACCCGTAGGGGTCGAGGGCGGCCACGAAGCCGATGCAGACGGCGCCGAGAACGGCCGCCACACTCAGGAACAGCAGGACGAAGCGCCGCCATTCCGGCGGCGCACCCGCCGGGTTCGCTCTCGTCATCGGGTTTCGTATCGACTCAGCGGTTGGCACCATGCGGAAGCCGTGTTGACCCTCCCGGCTCGACCCCCTATTGCGAGCCCCACGCCCCGAGCGCAACCGGCCCGCCCCCCGGCGGCCCCGCGCGAACCGGGTGCGAGCGCGTAGCTCAGTTGGTAGAGCAACGGACTTTTAATCTGTAGGTCCTGGGTTCGAGTCCCAGCGCGCTCACCATTATTTTCTATTGTCTATCAGTGACTTGCTGAGATCAGCCGGCGTCTGCGCAAATTTGGCTCTTTTTCTACGCACATGTCGCTTGCCCACGTTCGCGTCGCTAATGCCATAAGCAGTGCCGCAGCGAGCCAGTGCTCACCTCGTATGGCTCACCTCGGCCTAGAATGCCTTGAGCTGTCAGGCTAACGACCAGTCGCGCCACCATCATGTAACTGGCCCTCATATCACGACCTAGAGATGTGAATGGGGACGGCTGCGAATCACCCTTGAAGCACCTCCTCCGAAGAGCCTACCAATCTGCCCGAACCGAGTTGAAAAACCGAAACTGGGGCGGGAAATGCCAACTCTAACGACCGATCTTATCGGGCGCGTGAGGCGATTGTCGTTGAAGCCATCCGCAACCTCTGCGTTGATGCCGTTATTTGAAGCTGTATCAAATGGTCTTCATGCCATTGACGACCTGCATCGCGACAAAGCGCGTGAGCAGGGCAAAATCATAATTGAAGTTTTTCGAGCAGATCCCAAAAAACCTAGTTCCGACGTCATCGGGTTTGCCGTCACAGACAACGGCATTGGTCTTAATGACGACAATTATGCTTCTTTCTTGAAGCCAGACTCTCAGCATAAATTTCAACGTGGTGGCAAGGGAGTTGGCCGGCTAGGCTGGCTCAAGGTTTTCCGCGACATCCGCGTCGACAGTACGTACGTAGATAAAGATGGAAAGGCGGCTATCCGCTCGTTCGATTTTGTATTGAGGGAAGACGAGCAAGTTTTGCTACACTCTAATGTCGTTCCGTCACAGACAGGGCCGGGCACCCGAGTATCTTTGAAGACCTACGACACTGCTTACGGCTCAAAATGCCCCGTCGACCCAGCAACATTGCGGCAGAAAGTTATCGGCCACTTTATGCAGCTTTTAGCGGCAGAGTTGGCTCCGTCGATCACATTGAATGACGGAATTGAAACTACCGATATCAAGTTGGCATTTAAGGATCTGGTGAAAAATACTGCCGAGCAAAATGTCAACGTATCTCTTAGCGATGGTGTCAACGTCAATTTATCCATCCGCCATATTAGAGCTTCAAAAGCTATTCGACCCGACACAAACAAAAAAGCATATAATTGGCTTTTTCTAGCAGCAAATGATCGCGCAGTCGAAGAAACTGTTATTGATGACGCAATTGGGCTTAAAGCCCTTGATGGCGATGATGTTTATATTGGCTGTGTCTCGGGCGAACATTTGGATGCCCACGTAAATCAAGAACGCACAGGTTTCAGTTTTGACGCGACGGAAAGTCGCGAAATCAGGCGCGCTCTACAAGCTTCTGTAATGGGGTACCTAGACTCATACGTCGGGCGTCTAAAAGAGCGCAAGCGCAAGCTCGTGCAACAGGTAATTGAGGAGTATCCTCAGTTTTTATACTTGCAAGGCGAGATGGAAAATTTCGTAAGCAAGTTAGCACCAGGCGCAACTTCCAGAGAAGCCGTCTTCGTTGAGATGTGCCGGCACCGTTTCCGCCGCAACAATCAAGAGCACCACAATATTGAGGAAGTGGTGAAAGCCGGAACAAAACTCACAGACGAGCTCAAAAGAAAAGCCGAAAAATATAGAAAATTTGTACAAGATCAACAGCGCGGAGTACTCGCTGAATACGTATTGATGAGAAAAAGTGTTATCGATATTTTGGATCGTTATGCGGAATATCAAGACGGTACCTCGAAACATCACCTTGAAGAAGCAGTCCATAAGTTAATAGTTCCTATGCGAACGGATTCCGCAGCGCTAGACATAGGTGACCACAACCTCTGGCTCATAGATGACCGATTAGCCTTCTTTGCGCATTTTGCCTCAGACCGCCCGCTCAAGACCTATACGGACAACCCTTCACTAGATCGCCCTGACATTGCGTTCTTCTACGACACCTGTTTTGCTTGGCGGGAACAAGAGGCAGCAAACACGGTAGTGCTAGTCGAGTTCAAGCGTCCGTCCAGAGACAATTACGACGGCGAAGACAATCCGGTCAAACAAGTAATCGGCTACATTAAGAAATTCAAAACATCAACATCTTTAAAAGATACAAAGGGAAGACAATTATCGCCGAATCTTAAGAATGCTGCATTTCATTGCTATGTCGTAGCGGATATTACCGACTCGCTCCGCGAGGCTATCGAAGGATATCGCTTCCATGAGACACCGGACGGGCAAGGCTTGATCGGATACCTAAACAACCCAGATGCGGTAGTAGAAATTATATCATACCCAAAGCTTTTAGCAGATGCAAAAATGCGCAATAGTATCTTCTTTCAAAAACTCGGCATTACCAACGTTGACCCTTCGTCAGACTACAGCAAGGATTCATCTATCGCGATAGAAGACGTACTAGCAGAAAGCGACGCCGTAGCTCCGAAGCATTTGACTCAAGACTCTGTTAAATTGGAAGGCTCCACCGAGTCCACATTCACAGAACAAGCAGAAACTAATATATAGCCCACAATGCAGTCGACATAAAACTCTATTAGAAATTATGGCGTGCTGTCGCTTTCAGAGCGTTGATCGTTAGCGACCGGGCAGCCATCCCGGCGCGAACGATACGCGAGACCCCCATGGACACCCCACCGGCTCCCACGCTGCACGCCCTCCGCCGCGGCGACCTCGCCGGGGCCAAAGTACTACGCCTGAGCGGAACACTAAAAGAAGTCCCGCCCGAAATTTTCGGCCTCGCCGACACCCTGGAGCTGCTGGATCTCAGCGATTGCGGCCTCACCGCACTCCCGGATGACATCGGCCGGCTCAAGCGGCTGCGCGTCCTGTTCTGCTCGGGCAATCGCTTCGAACGGCTGCCGCCCGCCCTCGGGGATTGTCCGGCGCTGAGCCAGATCGGGTTCCGCGCCACCGGCTTGCGCGAGGTGCCGGGCGAGGCGCTGCCGCCGGCCCTGCGCTGGCTCACGCTGACCGACAACCGAATCGCGCATCTGCCCGACGCCCTCGGCCGGCGCCCGCACCTGCAGAAGCTGATGCTGGCGGGAAACCGGCTGGAGGCGCTGCCACCCTCGCTCGAAGGCGCACCAAGCCTCGAATTGCTGCGCCTCTCCGCCAACCGCTTCGCGGCATTGCCCGCTTGGCTGACGGCTTTGCCGCGGCTCGCCTGGATCGCCTGGGCCGGCAACCCCCTCGACGGCGAGCCGGTGCCGGCCCGCGTGCCGCAGGTGCCCTGGGACGCGCTCGCGCTCGGCCCCTGCCTCGGCGAGGGCGCCTCGGGGCGGATTCACCGGGCTTTGTGGCGGCGGCCGGACGGGGAGGCGGCGGTCGCGGTCAAGCTGTTCAAGGGCCGCATGACCAGCGACGGGCTGCCCGAGCAGGAGATGGCGGCCTGCCTCGCCGCCGGCCGGCATCCCCACCTCACCGGCGCGCTCGGGCGGATCGAGGGGCATCCGGACGGGGTGCAGGGGCTCTTGATGCCGCTGATCCCGGAGGGCTGGCGGGTTCTGGCCGGATCGCCGAGCCTGGAGAGTTGCAGCCGCGACGTCTACGCGCCGGACTTCGCCCTGCCGCCGGAGACGGCTCTGCGCATCGCGGCCGGCGTGGCGCGGGCGGCGGCCCATCTTCACGGCTGCGGTGTGCTCCACGGCGACCTCTACGGCCACAACACCCTGTGGGACGGGGGCGCGGGCGAGGCGGTGCTCAGCGATTTCGGGGCCGCCTCCGTGCTGCCGCGCGGCGAGGCCGGCGCCTCCTGGCAGCGCGTCGAGACCCGCGCCTGGGGCATCCTGCTCGGCGAATTGCTCGACCATTGCGCGACCGAACCCGCCGGCATCGCGGATTGGCGCGCGCTGGCGCAGGCCTGCCGGGGGGCCGATGCGCGGGCGCTCCCGTCGATGGCGGAGGTTGTGCGCACCATATCCCCGCTTCTGTCGCGGGATCGTCACGCGGATGCGTGATCCATCACGGGTTCAGCCGCGTTGTGCCAGTCCCGTACGATGCGGCAGGATGTAGGCTCGCATCCGCCACAACCCTCACGAGGAGCAGGACGAAACCGCATGAGCGACCCGCGCGAGATCGAGCTGAAGCTGGAATGCGAGCCCTCCGACCTCGCCGTCCTGCAGGATCATCCGCTCCTGCGTGAGGCGTCGGTGCAGGGGGAAGCGGAGCTCGCCTCCGTCTACTTCGACACGCCGGACCGGCAGTTGCATGCGGCCGGCCTCGGCCTACGGGTGCGCGAGAGCAAGGGCCGCTTCGTCCAGACTCTCAAGGCCGAGGGCGACGGCCTGTTCGACCGGCCGGAATGGGAGCAGCCGGTCGAGCGCTCCGAGCCGGACCGGGCGGCGCTCGCCGACACGCCCTTCGCGCGCCGCGTCGCGGCCGACGCCGTGCTCGAACCGCTCTTCACCACCCGCATCACCCGGCGGACCTATCTCGTCGAGCAGGGCGATTCCCGCATTGAGGTCGCCCTCGACCTCGGCCGGATCGAGGCGCCCGCCGCCGGCGACCGGATCGTGTCGATCTGCGAGATCGAACTCGAATTGAAGGAGGGGATCGCGAGCGACGTGTTCGCGCTCGCCTACGCCATCGCCGCCCTCGTGCCCGTGCGGCTCGGCGTGCGCAGCAAGGCCGAGCGCGGCTACGCGCTGGCCGCCGGCAAGCTCGACCGGGTGCGCAAGTCGGAGCCCGTGCCGCTGCGCGACGATATGAGCGCAGCGGAGGCGTTCCGCGCCGTGGCGCATGCCTGCCTGCGCCATATGCGCATCAACGAGGACATCCTCCTCAAAGGTCGCGACGCCGATGCGCTGCACCAGATGCGCGTCGCGATCCGGCGCCTGCGCTCGGCCTTCTCGCTGTTCGGCGACCTCGTGGACGACCCGCTCGGCGTCCGCATCCGCGCGGAGCTGAAGGCGGCGACCGAGCCGCTGGGCCGGGCACGCAACCTCGATGTCTTCCTCGCCACCATCCTGCCGGCCGAGCGCGAGCGGCATCCCGACGAGGTCGGACTGCTCGGCCTTGAGCGGCAGCTCGAAGACGAGCGCGCGAAGGCCTATCGCGACATCGCCACGCTGCTGCGCTCCGATGCCTGGCGGATGCTGCTGCTCGACCTCATCGGCTGGATCAATGCCGGCCCCTGGCTGCGGGACGAGAGCCCCGGCCGCGTCTCCCTGCGCGAGGAGCCGGCCCGCGTCTTCGCCGCCCGCGAACTCGACCGGCGGCGGCGGCAGGTGAAGCGGCGCGGGCGCCATCTCGACGACCTCGACCCCGAGGAGCGCCACCGGGTGCGCATCGCCGCCAAGAAGCTGCGCTACGGTGCGGAATTCTTCGCGCCCCTGTTCCCCGGCAAGAAGGCGGGCAAGCGCCACGGCGCCTTCGGCAAGGCGCTTTCTGACCTGCAGGACCATCTCGGCGCGCTCAACGACATCGCCACCGGCCACGACTTGATGCGGGACCTGACGGTCGAGCCGGCCGGCGCCACGACCCTGTTCGCCGCCGGGATGACGGCGGCCGACATCGAGACGCACAGCCGCAAGCTCCTGGAAGCGGCGGCCGAGGCGCACGAGGATCTCGTCGACACCAAGCCATTCTGGCGTTGAGGTTACCCCGAGCCGCGAGAGGGCGTTGCGCGGGAGACGATAGCGCGCAACCTGTGAGTACCGTAAGGCGGAGCGGTAGAAGGGGGCGGGAAACAATCCCGCCGCCAGGGTCCTTTTGTCCCGATGCGTTTCGAGGTCGAGCGGAAATTCCTCGTGGCCGATGACGGCTGGAAGGCGGGCGTCGTCCGCCGGCACCGGCTCACCGACGGGCTGATCGGGCAGTTCGACACCGGCAAGGTGCGGGTTCGGCTCGACGAGGACCGGGCCTGGCTCACCATCAAGGGCGCGCGGGTCGGCCTCGGCCGGCCGGAATTCGAGTACGAGATTCCGCGGGCGGACGCGGAAGCGATGATGCGCCTCGTCTGCGACACCTGTTTCATCGAGAAAACGCGCCACTGCGTGCCGCATGCCGGGCTCGTCTGGGAGGTCGATGTCTATGGTGGGACGCTGGCCGGGATGATCCTGGCCGAGGTGGAGCTAGAGGACGAGGCCCAGGCTTTCGAGCGTCCGGCCTGGCTCGGCCGCGAGGTGACCGGAGACCCGCGCTTCCGCCAATCGGCACTGCTGCGCCGCTTCGAGGAGGCCGGGCGCGTCGTTACCCTGGACGAGGTGCTGGCCGCCCCGCTGTGAGGGCCGAGCTCAGCGCGTGGTCGGCATCGCCACAGCCGCGGCCACGCGGCGCAGCTTGTCCGGGTTGCGGGTGATGTAGATGCCCGCGATCCGCCCGTCGCGGATCTCAAATGCCGTCACTTGGAGGACGCCGCCGCGTTCCAGGCTGACGAAGCCCGGCAGGCCGTCCACCCGCACGGCGCGGAGGAGGGTGGCGGGCGACCCGGCATATTTCCGGGCAAGCCCCGAGAACAGCCGCAGGACGCGATCGATTCCGAGGATCGGGTTGAGGACGGCGATGACCTTGCCGCCACCGTCCGCCCGCATCGTCACGGTCTCGGAGAGCAGGCCGCGCAGGGCGGCGACGTCGCCGCTGCGCGAGGCGTCGAAGAAGGCGCGCGCGATCCGCTCGCCCTCCTCGGGCGGAAGAGGGTAGCGCGGGCCCTCGGCGCGGACATGCCGGCGCGCCCGCACGGCGAGCTGACGCACCGCCGGAGCCGTCCGCCCCAGCGTCGCCGCCACTTCGTCGAGGGGCACGCCGAACACGTCGTGCAGGAGGAAGGCCGCCCGCTCCAGGGGTGAGAGACGCTCCAGCGCCATCATCAGCGTGAGGGTGAGGCCGTCTCCGTCTATCGTCTCCTGCGTGTCGAGAGAGGGTTCCGGCAGCCACGGCCCGACATAGACCTCCCGGCGGGTGCGGGCCGATTTCATCGTGTCGAGGCAGAGCCGCGTGACGATGCGC from Methylobacterium sp. AMS5 carries:
- a CDS encoding CYTH domain-containing protein; its protein translation is MRFEVERKFLVADDGWKAGVVRRHRLTDGLIGQFDTGKVRVRLDEDRAWLTIKGARVGLGRPEFEYEIPRADAEAMMRLVCDTCFIEKTRHCVPHAGLVWEVDVYGGTLAGMILAEVELEDEAQAFERPAWLGREVTGDPRFRQSALLRRFEEAGRVVTLDEVLAAPL
- a CDS encoding CYTH and CHAD domain-containing protein, with translation MSDPREIELKLECEPSDLAVLQDHPLLREASVQGEAELASVYFDTPDRQLHAAGLGLRVRESKGRFVQTLKAEGDGLFDRPEWEQPVERSEPDRAALADTPFARRVAADAVLEPLFTTRITRRTYLVEQGDSRIEVALDLGRIEAPAAGDRIVSICEIELELKEGIASDVFALAYAIAALVPVRLGVRSKAERGYALAAGKLDRVRKSEPVPLRDDMSAAEAFRAVAHACLRHMRINEDILLKGRDADALHQMRVAIRRLRSAFSLFGDLVDDPLGVRIRAELKAATEPLGRARNLDVFLATILPAERERHPDEVGLLGLERQLEDERAKAYRDIATLLRSDAWRMLLLDLIGWINAGPWLRDESPGRVSLREEPARVFAARELDRRRRQVKRRGRHLDDLDPEERHRVRIAAKKLRYGAEFFAPLFPGKKAGKRHGAFGKALSDLQDHLGALNDIATGHDLMRDLTVEPAGATTLFAAGMTAADIETHSRKLLEAAAEAHEDLVDTKPFWR
- a CDS encoding leucine-rich repeat-containing protein kinase family protein, with the translated sequence MDTPPAPTLHALRRGDLAGAKVLRLSGTLKEVPPEIFGLADTLELLDLSDCGLTALPDDIGRLKRLRVLFCSGNRFERLPPALGDCPALSQIGFRATGLREVPGEALPPALRWLTLTDNRIAHLPDALGRRPHLQKLMLAGNRLEALPPSLEGAPSLELLRLSANRFAALPAWLTALPRLAWIAWAGNPLDGEPVPARVPQVPWDALALGPCLGEGASGRIHRALWRRPDGEAAVAVKLFKGRMTSDGLPEQEMAACLAAGRHPHLTGALGRIEGHPDGVQGLLMPLIPEGWRVLAGSPSLESCSRDVYAPDFALPPETALRIAAGVARAAAHLHGCGVLHGDLYGHNTLWDGGAGEAVLSDFGAASVLPRGEAGASWQRVETRAWGILLGELLDHCATEPAGIADWRALAQACRGADARALPSMAEVVRTISPLLSRDRHADA
- a CDS encoding sigma-70 family RNA polymerase sigma factor, producing the protein MRPEASDPFEAERARLMRLAYRMLGSFAEAEDVVQSAWLRWQAADRAAVTVPGAFLSRIVTRLCLDTMKSARTRREVYVGPWLPEPSLDTQETIDGDGLTLTLMMALERLSPLERAAFLLHDVFGVPLDEVAATLGRTAPAVRQLAVRARRHVRAEGPRYPLPPEEGERIARAFFDASRSGDVAALRGLLSETVTMRADGGGKVIAVLNPILGIDRVLRLFSGLARKYAGSPATLLRAVRVDGLPGFVSLERGGVLQVTAFEIRDGRIAGIYITRNPDKLRRVAAAVAMPTTR
- a CDS encoding sensor histidine kinase translates to MKPSATSALMPLFEAVSNGLHAIDDLHRDKAREQGKIIIEVFRADPKKPSSDVIGFAVTDNGIGLNDDNYASFLKPDSQHKFQRGGKGVGRLGWLKVFRDIRVDSTYVDKDGKAAIRSFDFVLREDEQVLLHSNVVPSQTGPGTRVSLKTYDTAYGSKCPVDPATLRQKVIGHFMQLLAAELAPSITLNDGIETTDIKLAFKDLVKNTAEQNVNVSLSDGVNVNLSIRHIRASKAIRPDTNKKAYNWLFLAANDRAVEETVIDDAIGLKALDGDDVYIGCVSGEHLDAHVNQERTGFSFDATESREIRRALQASVMGYLDSYVGRLKERKRKLVQQVIEEYPQFLYLQGEMENFVSKLAPGATSREAVFVEMCRHRFRRNNQEHHNIEEVVKAGTKLTDELKRKAEKYRKFVQDQQRGVLAEYVLMRKSVIDILDRYAEYQDGTSKHHLEEAVHKLIVPMRTDSAALDIGDHNLWLIDDRLAFFAHFASDRPLKTYTDNPSLDRPDIAFFYDTCFAWREQEAANTVVLVEFKRPSRDNYDGEDNPVKQVIGYIKKFKTSTSLKDTKGRQLSPNLKNAAFHCYVVADITDSLREAIEGYRFHETPDGQGLIGYLNNPDAVVEIISYPKLLADAKMRNSIFFQKLGITNVDPSSDYSKDSSIAIEDVLAESDAVAPKHLTQDSVKLEGSTESTFTEQAETNI